Within Paenibacillus sabinae T27, the genomic segment CAGCAGCTCCAGATCGCCCCCGGTTTTGATCCACTGCTGGCCCTTCGTAACGCCCGGACGGTCGCCCGTTGCCGCAATATTGCGGCCGGCCATCCGGTTGATCAGCGTCGATTTGCCGACATTGGGAATGCCGACGATCAGCGCCCGCATCGCGCGGGGATTCATGCCCTTGGCGATTTGCTTATCGATCTTTTCTTTCAGCAGAAGCTTGACCTGCTCTGGAATTTCTTTAATCCCGCTGCCGGTGGAAGCATCCACGGGATGCGCGACATGGCCTTCCTGCCTGAAGTAAGCCAGCCACTGCCGGGTCGTTTCAGGATCGGCCAGATCGCTTTTGTTCAAAATAATAAGCCGCGGTTTCCCCCGCAAAATATCGTCAATCATCGGATTGCGGCTGGACAGCGGAAGACGGGCGTCGAGCAATTCTATGGCAACGTCTATTAGCTTCAGCTTATCCTCGATTTGCCGCCTGGCCTTCGTCATATGACCCGGAAACCATTGTATGGTCACTGCCCATCGCCTCCTTTGTGCTGGTTATTCTAATGCTTGATCCATTCCATATCGGACACCGGCCAGAAAATGACATCCGCCCGGCCCACAATATCACCCAGCGGCACATAGCCGATCATCCGGCTGTCCGTACTGTCCGAACGGTTATCGCCCATGACGAATACATGTCCTTCAGGTACTTTGCCGTCCTTAAAGTCCTCGTTGGGAAAATTCTTGTCATTGTACAGCTGATTGTTGGCATGCTTCTGATCAATCGCTTTTTGAATGTAGGTTTCGTTCACCTTTTGGCCGTTCACCGTTACCACGTCGCCTTCAACCTTCACGGTATCTCCCGCAACGGCGATCACCCGTTTGATAAAATCCCTGCCTTCGGAGGGCACATGAAAGACGATCACTTCACCGCGCTGCGGAGACCGGATATCATACAAAATTTCATTAACGATGACTCGTTCTCCAGTATGGAAGTTCGGCTGCATAGAAGGTCCGTCCACAATAAACGGCTTGAACAACAGCCAGCGAATCAGAATAACGAGGATCAAAGCGATTGCAATCGCTTTTACCCATTCCAATACTTCATTCTTTTGCTTGGGCGGAGCCTGCCCGGCCTGATTCTCAGCTTCGTCTTGCCCCTGATGCACATCCTGCTGCATAGTTCACCGTCCTCTTCTTAACCTTGACTGAACAAGGATCTTTTATGAACACTCTCTTCTCACAAATCAAAAAAACTTCAACCAAAAAAACCTCTGCTGAAATGATCAGAAGGCTTTTTCGAAAGAAGCCACCCCAGCTCTATATATCGGTAAGTGATGCGCAATGGTTAATAAAACGAAAGGGGCTTGAAATCAAGCCCCCTTCCTTTGCCGCTAGGATTAGCGACGGATCTCTTTAATTCTTGCAGCTTTACCGCGCAGTTCACGCAGGTAGTACAGCTTGGCGCGACGAACTTTACCATAGCGAATTACTTCGATTTTGTCAATCTTAGGCGAGTTGATCGGGAATGTTCTTTCCACGCCAACGCCGTAAGAAATTTTACGAACCGTAAAAGTCGCACTGATTCCGCCACCGCGGCGTTTGATTACAACGCCTTCGAACAGCTGGATACGTTCGCGGGTTCCCTCGATAACCTTAACGTGCACTTTCAAAGTGTCGCCAGGGCGAAAGCTCGGGATATCCTTGCGGAGCTGTTCTTGTGTAATTTCTTGTAAAATATTCATTAAGGACTTCCTCCTTCCGTACAGGTGTTCATGCCTCTTCAGGAGAAGCCTCTGTTCCCCATCATCATCCGCAGCGGACCACCGTATTCCACACAACAGAATTAATGATAGCATATTAGGCGAATGAATACAACTATTTATTGGGTTACAGCGGGAGCATATCCCGTTTTTTTGCTTTCACTTGACAATCCTTGCATAATCCGACGACTGAACCGTCATCCTGAGCATAGAACATCAGCTTGCCGTTTTTCTTCTTGCAGCTGGAGCAGGGCTGTTCGGTTGTATGTTTTCGGGCTCTGCGGTGCGCGTCCAGCGGGATTACGTTGTTTTTGGAGGATTTTCCGCTGCTCTGTTTCTTTGCGTTCCTAAGCCGGGTAACCGCATAAATGACACCAACCGCCAACAAAATCATGAGGAACACCACATATCGCATCGCAAGGATCCTTTCTTTTGGGGGCTTTAGTTATTATTATACGGGAAGTTAATTTTCTGAAACAAGTTTTTGAGCCCGCCTCCTAATTGTTGCATTTTATCTAGTTTTAGTTAGCTTCATCATTACTTGTCTTCCCCAACTTTAGTCCAGTTAAATGCCAGTCTCCAGCCTCTGTTTCAATTAATTTCCATCCGCTATAATGTCGGAAGTACATACCTAACCGGACTGCAGCAGAATTGATGTCTTTTACTTTAAAAAGGGGATGATTTCATGGCAAGAAAATTCGGAAAAATGGCGGCAGCTGGGGCTCTAACGGCCATACTGCTGGCGGGATGTACCGATCTGCCCGGCAAAACGTCTGGCGGAACGGACAACAGTTTGGAGACTTCCATAGATACGATCGGCGAAACCGTCCAACAGGAAGCGGGCAAGGCGGCGGATACCGCCCGGCAAGCCGTAGAGACAGCAGCCAGCGATGCGGCGGATCGGATCAAATCCGGAAGCATCGTCAAGGAATTAACGTTTATCCGGGCAGCCGGAAACGCCGATACGCTCCGTCTTGATCATTCGGTGGGCGAAATTGAAGTGAAATCCGGATCAGGGAATGACGTGAAAGTAACCGCAACGATACGCTCCTACGGCAAACTGTTCCGCAAGGCGGACCGGCAGCAGATCCTGGACAATGCTGAACTCTCCATTCAGGAAAAAGGCGGCGAGCTGCGGCTATCCACCGTTTCCAAAGAAGCACCCTCTACCGATTTATGGACCTGGGCCGAGAAAACCTTCGGCTTCGCCGACTTCAGCATCTCCTACGTTATTGAAGCTCCCAAGAGCTTAAGCCGGTATGATATTACGGACGATGTCGGAAAAATCAAACTGCGCGGTTTAACCGGCACTTACAAGATATCCGGCGATGTTGGAGGGATCGAAATTGAGGATGCGCATATTACAGGGAAATCCACTGTGAGTACAGATACCGGCAGTATCTCGCTGGATCTTAGCGCCCTGGACGGCGATCTTACTGTTACAACCGATGTTGGCAGCATTAGCGCGGCCCTGGATCAGTCGGTGAAATGCACCCTTGAGGCGAACAGTGAACTCGGCCGAATCTCCGGCGCGCCATCCGGAAAAAGCGACGTCAACGGCGGCGGACCTCTCCTCTCACTGTCCTCCTCCGTCGGCTCAATCAATGTAACGAAGTAAACGCGGGGTTTATTAAAAAAATAAGCAAACGGGCCAATCCAGGATAAATATCCGGATTGGCCCGTTTAATGGAATCGGAGTAGCGGGATTCGAACCCACGGCCTCACCCACCCCAAGGGTGCGCGCTACCAGACTGCGCCATACCCCGATGTATGTATATCTTCTGCAGATCGAATCGCATTAGCGACAAATATTATTATACGACTTACCGATCCACTCTTGCAAGCAAAATCTGAGGTTAAGGCACACTAAATTTCACCCTGAAAGAGTGCTAGGTTGTCCCACAATTCAAGGTGAAATTTAGGTGAATCTTGAGGTAGCACCGGCTATTACCTTTTTTAGAAGAACCGCTAATAATAGAGTAATGACAATGCAGATTAGATTATACGTAAGGAAATCCAGACTTTTGCTTATTTTAGCTGTGAGATGCAAAATCCGTTCATGAATCAAATAGATTTCAAGACTGTGTGTGCCGCAGAAGGTCAAGAAGATAAACTTTTTAACGCCACGCTTTGAAATAAATTGTAAAAAAGCAGCAAGAAACAAACACAAAGGCAGCGTCATTAAAATAAAAGGGTACCACCATATTCCATAATTCCATAAGTATTCGTCAGGTAAGTATTTCAGACTGATAAGTAAAGAGGTCAATCCGAAAATGGCTGCCGCTAAGTTAATGATTACATGTGCCACAGTTGTTTTTTTGTGGATTTCAATCCAATACCCGACAAGAAACCCAGTGAAGAAAACAGGAATTCTGATCGTGAAAATAAGCAAATACGATAATGGGGTTGGAGTAATGGCAACGGATAACAGTAATGCACCAATAACTACCGCAGAAAGTATAATATACTTGTTTTTCGACTTAAAGAAGCTCATAAAAAAGGGTGTCAGGAAATATAAAACCAAAATCGCAGGAACATACCAATCAAATTTCTTTTCTGAATTTAACCAAAAGCTTAGCGTCGTCAAATTTAAAACTGCATCTTTTAACGACATTTCACCTTTATACCATTCAAAAAAACAAATGATAAACACAACGGTAAGATAGGTGGGAAGAATCCTCAGTAGTCTTCGCTTATAAAATGTAGTTACGTTACTATCTTTCTGCCATGCAAAATACAACCCCAAACCCGATAGCATTAAAAAAATATCCACTCCCCCATAACCGGTTGCTTTAATTGTATTGAGAATTGGAACAGACGAGACGTTAATCGTAGAATGAAAAAATACAATCCATAATATCGCGATCCCCATAAGCTCCGTTCGGTACTTGCTAATTGCCTTGTAATTAAGGTTGTTCATAAAGTCCCCCCTGTTGAATGGATATGAAATAATTATAACCAAAAATATATTTAGAATTTTATAGATATTTTCCAGGCGCTGTGCTATACTGTCCCTACAAGGAAAGGAGGTGCGTTCACATTAATAATGACATGTTGAACGTATCCCTTACCCGGACCATTGGCTAATGAATCGGCCTTGGTGGCGCGGGATACGGATCACGAAAGTTAAGCGCCTCGGGTAGAGAGACCGTCTTCGGACGGTCTTTTTTCATGGCCGGATCATATCGATAATATGTACAAGACCGCTTAGCCTGAACCAGGGTCCACGGATAAGCGGTCTTCTGGAAACGGATCTCTAACTGACCTTAACAGGACAGATGAATAGGCATCACTGCCTCTTGGCAGCGGGTATGAAGCTTTAAGATTTCCGGTTCTTATAGAAGTCGATAATATCGCTGACCGTGCGGAGCGGCTCCGCTTCCTTGGAGGTCGGGTTCGTATTTGGCTTGAATTCGTCATGAGTCTTTGTTGTCATTTCAAAGTTCATCCTTTCGCTGGTTAGCCTTCTCTAGTATTTACGGCGCCTTATGTTATTACCCCAAAACAGCAGGTAACGACACCTATACAATATATGGCTTTGTTGAACTTTTTATGACGGCTATTTTCCCCTTTTTTTATTTCGAATATTCCGGAAACTCTGCGTGGCAAGCCAAGGTCTGTGCCAACAAAAAAACGCCTTTTTAACTTGTCCGTTAAAAAGACGCCTTTTCTTCACTGCTGCAGCTGCCGCCGCAAGCTTCTTTGTTCTCCGCCTTCAACCGCTCCAGCAGCTTAAGGTCTTTCGGTGTAAGCTCCAGCTTTTCCAGCAGGTCGGGCCTACGCTCCAGCGTCCGCTTCAGCGCTTGCTCCTTCCGCCACTCCTCGATATTGGCATGATGGCCGCTCAACAGCATATCCGGCACCTTCCAGCCCCGGAACTCGGCAGGCCGTGTATAATGCGGATATTCCAGCAGCCCCGTGCTGAACGAATCGGTCACAGCAGAGGATTCATTTCCCAGCGCCCCCGGCTGCAGACGGACAACCGCATCAATAACCGTGAGGGCGGGCAGCTCCCCGCCGGTCAGCACGTAATCGCCGATCGACAGTTCATCGGTAACGAGATGCTCCCGGATGCGCTCGTCATACCCCTCGTAGTGTCCGCAAATAAAAATGAGATGCTTCTCCCTGGCCAGCTCCTCGGCAATTCGCTGATCGAAGGTTTGGCCTTGCGGGCACATGAGAATAATCCGCGGTTTGGCGTTCTCCTCCTTCAGATTATCCAGAAGATGCTCCACCGCAGCAAAAATCGGCTCGGGCTTGAGCACCATCCCCCCTCCTCCGCCATAAGGGGTATCGTCAACGCTGTTATGCTTGTTGTTCGCAAAATCGCGGAAGTTCACCGCGCTCAGCTTGGCGATGCCTTTTTCCCGCGCCTTCCCCAGAATGCTCGTCCCGAACACGCCTTCACACATTTCCGGAAAAAGCGTCAGCACATCAACTCGGATCATGACAGCAGTCCTTCCATCAGCTGAATCTTGACCCGTTTGTTCGGCACATCGACGTCAAGCACCACCTCGTCAATTACCGGAATCAGAATATCCTGGCCTTTCGGGCGCTTAACCACCCAGACATCATTGGCCCCGGGCGTCAAAATTTCGGTAATGACACCAAGCGGCGCGTTCCCTTCTTCCTCCGTAAAGACCTCACAGCCAATAATATCGTGAAAATAGTATTCGTTCTCCGGCAGTTCTACCCGAGCGCCCTCTGTCACTTTGATCAGACTGCCTTTGTATTTTTCGACCTCGTTAATGTCGCTATAGCCCTTCAGCTTCACGATATACATTCCCTTATGCTCGCGGGCCGCCTCCACGATGACCTCGATCCGCCCTTTTCCATCTTCCGGTATAATGAGCAGCTTGCTGCCCGGCGCAAATCTCACCTCGGGAAAATCGGTACGGGACAACACTTTGATCTCCCCGCGAATGCCGTGGGTATTGACCAGCTTGCCTACCGTTAACAATGATTCCGTCATGCCATCCACTCCCTTACCACTTCAGCTTTATATTCATAACGTTCCCCGGTATAAGCAACCTATGCCCGCGGGAAGGTCTGTTATTGTCAAAATTAGCACAAAAGGAGCCGGAATCCAGTGATCCCCAGCCCCTTTTCACATGACACCGATCAGGATAAAATATCCACGGTGACGCGCTTATCGCTCTTGACTGCTGCCGATGTAACGACTGTCCGAAGCGCTTTGGCGATCCGTCCCTGCTTGCCGATCACCTTGCCCACATCATTAGGATGAACGGACAATTCATAGACAATCAGATGATCCTTCTCCACGGTCCGCACTGTTACATCTTCCGGATGATCCACTAAAGCCTTAGCAATAACTGCAACTAATTCTTCCATAGAGGACCCTCGCAATCAGTCATTATTTCTGCAGCTTAGACTCATGGAACTTCTTCAACACACCCGCTTTGCTCAGCAAGTTGCGAACGGTGTCGGATGCTTGCGCACCGGTTTGAAGCCACTTGAGCGCTTTTTCCTCATCGATGTTCACTACTGCCGGTTGTGCAACCGGGTTATAGTAACCAATTTCCTCGATAAAACGACCGTCACGAGGAGACCGGGAATCGGAAACCACTACACGATAGAAAGGCGCTTTATGAGCACCCATACGTTTCAGACGAATACGTACTGCCACGAAATTCACCTCCTTCAAAGAGTTTCCCCTCCCAAACCCTCCCCAATGGGGAGGGCCCCAAGGGCTGCCGCCCTCTGGACACCCGCTAATGGCAATTGGCGTTGGCGGGAGGACTGGCGGGACCTTGGATGGTTAGGGTAATGATCGCTTTCCGTCCCTGACGGGACACGCTTAACTGTTGATCTATCTAGTCACGGGTTGAACCCCTAGAAACTAACTGCAAAAGACTAAAAGAGTTGATTAACCTATGTTGTACAATGGTTAATCTCGAACAAAAGATTAAAAACAAAGCATTAACGGAATGGGAACTTCATTCCTTTACCGCCCAGCGCTTTGAGCTGCTTCATGGCGTTCTTTTTGGCATTTTTGCCTCCGCCCATTCCGCCCATCATACCTGAGAACTGCTTCATCATCCGGCGCATATCATCGAACTGCTTGATGAGCCGGTTCACCTCGGCGAGCGAGGTGCCGCTGCCGGCGGCGATCCGCTTGCGGCGGTTGTGGTTGATGATCTCGGGCTGGCTCTTCTCCTGCTTGGTCATTGATTTGACGATCGCTTCGACGCGGCCCATCTGCTTGTCGTCGACCTTCAAATCCTTCATGCCCTTGGCCTTGTTCATGCCCGGGAGCATATCGAGGATCTGATCGATCGGGCCAAGCTTCTTGACCTGCTCCATTTGCTCCAGGAAATCGTCGAACGTAAACTCTGCGTTACGCATCTTACGTTCCATTTCCTTCGCTTTGTCGGCGTCGATGTTAGCCTGAGCTTTCTCGATCAACGACAGCATATCGCCCATACCGAGAATCCGCGACGCCATCCGCTCCGGATGGAACGGCTCCAGCGCGTCGATCTTCTCACCGAGAGCGGCGAACTTGATCGGGCAGCCGGTTACAGCCTTGACGGACAGGGCGGCACCGCCGCGCGTATCGCCGTCGAGCTTCGTCAGCACGACGCCGGACAGCTCAAGCTGCTTGTTGAAGCTGTCAGCCACGTTTACGGCATCCTGGCCGGTCATAGCGTCGACAACCAGCAGCACTTCGTCCGGCTTCACAGTAGCGTGAATCTGCTTCAGCTCTTCCATGAGCTCTTCATCGACATGCAGGCGGCCGGCGGTATCGATAATAACGTAATCGAGATTGTTGTCCTTGGCGTGCTGCAGGCCCTGCTTGGCGATTTCCACCGGGCTCACCTTGTCGCCCAGTGAGAACACCGGCACCTTGATCTGCTCGCCAAGCACCTCAAGCTGCTTGATGGCTGCAGGGCGGTAAATGTCACCGGCCACAAGCAATGGGCGGTGATTCCCCTTCTGCAGCAACTTCGCCAGCTTGCCGGAGGTCGTCGTCTTACCGGCGCCCTGAAGGCCCGCCATCATAATGACGGTCGGCGGCTTGTTCGCCTTGGCCAGCTTCGCCTGGGTGCCGCCCATCAATTCCGTCAATTCCTTATTGACGATGTCGATGATGACCATGCCCGGCGTGAAACTGTCCATAACTTCCTTACCGATGGATTTCTCCTTGACCTTCGCAACAAAGTCTTTGACGACCTTGAAGTTAACGTCCGCTTCCAGCAGCGCAAGCCGAACCTCGCGCATTGCCTCGTTTACGTCATCTTCGGACACTTTGCCTTTGCCGCGCAGCTTGCTGAACACACTCTGCAGTCTTCCGGTTAATCCTTCAAATGCCATAGGCTGCCTTCTCCCTTCAAGCTACTCCAGCTTCTCCAAAGAATCCACAATATCCGTAAAGCGCCGCTTGTACGGCTCAGGCAGCCCTACGTCCTTCGGCAGGCTGCGCAATTCTTCCAAATACCGGGTGCGGCTTTCATGCTTCGCCACCAGTCCCAGCTTATTCTCATAGTTCTCCAGCACCTGCTCGGCGCGCTTGATATGCTCATACACGGCCTGACGGCTGATATCGAATTCGGCGGCGATTTCTCCCAGCGAGAAATCGTCGTGAAAGTAATATTTCAGAAACATCTGCTGCTTGTCGGTAAGCAGAGATTCGTAGAATGCGAATAGTATGTTAATTCGGTTGGTTTTCTCTAGCCGGTTACCCTCACTCATCAAGGGCACTCCCTTCGTCAAGGAAAAACACTTTACACCATTTCAACGCTCCCTATAATACCTAAAACAAAGAAAGATGTCAAGCATTTTTGCTTGTCATCTTTTTTCTGTTCTGAGACTTAAAAATTCATCGTTGTACCGGGCGTTCAGCGAATGGGCAGCAGGTACAGCAGCACTGCAAAAAAGTGCGTCACACTGCCCAGCAGCACGAACACATGCCAGACGGCATGGTGGAAAGGGAAGCCGCGCCAGACATAAAAGATGGTTCCCAGCGTGTACAAAATGCCGCCCGCCATCAGCAGCGCCATTCCGCCGTCTGCCACGGCCGCCGTTAGCGGGGCCCAGGCGATCACGATCAGCCAGCCCATAGCGATATAAAAAATCGTCGACATGAACAAAAACTTTTTCGTGAAGAAGGCTTTGAACAACACCCCGAAGAAGGCGATGCCCCAAATGACGCCGAACAAGCTCCAGCCGAGCGTACCGCGAAGTGCGACCAGCAGAAATGGCGTGTAGGTGCCTGCGATGAACAGATAAATGGAGGAATGGTCGAAGAACTCGAACAGATCCTTTACCTTCCCCTCCTTCAGACTATGTACAATCGTCGAGTTCAGATAAAGCAGCAGCATTGTCGTTCCATAGATGGAGAAGCTGACAACATGCCAGGCTGTGCCCCTCAAGCTGGAAAAAACAATGAGCAGGACAAGCGCGGCCACACTAAGAATAGCTCCGATACCGTGCGTTATAGCGTTCGCAACCTCTTCCCTCCGGCTGTAAGTGTACGTATTCGCCATATCTCGTCTCCTTCCGTTCACATTTTTCTTCTATTATATCCGTTCAGTGTAAGACATTCCAATGTCGCCCAGGCTATTCCGCCTGCTTCAGGTGATAGATATCGCGGTACTTCGCTTCCAGATAGTCGGCCAGATAATCGGGATTCAGCGGCTC encodes:
- the rplS gene encoding 50S ribosomal protein L19, giving the protein MNILQEITQEQLRKDIPSFRPGDTLKVHVKVIEGTRERIQLFEGVVIKRRGGGISATFTVRKISYGVGVERTFPINSPKIDKIEVIRYGKVRRAKLYYLRELRGKAARIKEIRR
- the rpsP gene encoding 30S ribosomal protein S16, coding for MAVRIRLKRMGAHKAPFYRVVVSDSRSPRDGRFIEEIGYYNPVAQPAVVNIDEEKALKWLQTGAQASDTVRNLLSKAGVLKKFHESKLQK
- the lepB gene encoding signal peptidase I, translating into MQQDVHQGQDEAENQAGQAPPKQKNEVLEWVKAIAIALILVILIRWLLFKPFIVDGPSMQPNFHTGERVIVNEILYDIRSPQRGEVIVFHVPSEGRDFIKRVIAVAGDTVKVEGDVVTVNGQKVNETYIQKAIDQKHANNQLYNDKNFPNEDFKDGKVPEGHVFVMGDNRSDSTDSRMIGYVPLGDIVGRADVIFWPVSDMEWIKH
- the trmD gene encoding tRNA (guanosine(37)-N1)-methyltransferase TrmD, which gives rise to MRVDVLTLFPEMCEGVFGTSILGKAREKGIAKLSAVNFRDFANNKHNSVDDTPYGGGGGMVLKPEPIFAAVEHLLDNLKEENAKPRIILMCPQGQTFDQRIAEELAREKHLIFICGHYEGYDERIREHLVTDELSIGDYVLTGGELPALTVIDAVVRLQPGALGNESSAVTDSFSTGLLEYPHYTRPAEFRGWKVPDMLLSGHHANIEEWRKEQALKRTLERRPDLLEKLELTPKDLKLLERLKAENKEACGGSCSSEEKASF
- a CDS encoding acyltransferase family protein, translated to MNNLNYKAISKYRTELMGIAILWIVFFHSTINVSSVPILNTIKATGYGGVDIFLMLSGLGLYFAWQKDSNVTTFYKRRLLRILPTYLTVVFIICFFEWYKGEMSLKDAVLNLTTLSFWLNSEKKFDWYVPAILVLYFLTPFFMSFFKSKNKYIILSAVVIGALLLSVAITPTPLSYLLIFTIRIPVFFTGFLVGYWIEIHKKTTVAHVIINLAAAIFGLTSLLISLKYLPDEYLWNYGIWWYPFILMTLPLCLFLAAFLQFISKRGVKKFIFLTFCGTHSLEIYLIHERILHLTAKISKSLDFLTYNLICIVITLLLAVLLKKVIAGATSRFT
- the ffh gene encoding signal recognition particle protein, with protein sequence MAFEGLTGRLQSVFSKLRGKGKVSEDDVNEAMREVRLALLEADVNFKVVKDFVAKVKEKSIGKEVMDSFTPGMVIIDIVNKELTELMGGTQAKLAKANKPPTVIMMAGLQGAGKTTTSGKLAKLLQKGNHRPLLVAGDIYRPAAIKQLEVLGEQIKVPVFSLGDKVSPVEIAKQGLQHAKDNNLDYVIIDTAGRLHVDEELMEELKQIHATVKPDEVLLVVDAMTGQDAVNVADSFNKQLELSGVVLTKLDGDTRGGAALSVKAVTGCPIKFAALGEKIDALEPFHPERMASRILGMGDMLSLIEKAQANIDADKAKEMERKMRNAEFTFDDFLEQMEQVKKLGPIDQILDMLPGMNKAKGMKDLKVDDKQMGRVEAIVKSMTKQEKSQPEIINHNRRKRIAAGSGTSLAEVNRLIKQFDDMRRMMKQFSGMMGGMGGGKNAKKNAMKQLKALGGKGMKFPFR
- the trhA gene encoding PAQR family membrane homeostasis protein TrhA gives rise to the protein MANTYTYSRREEVANAITHGIGAILSVAALVLLIVFSSLRGTAWHVVSFSIYGTTMLLLYLNSTIVHSLKEGKVKDLFEFFDHSSIYLFIAGTYTPFLLVALRGTLGWSLFGVIWGIAFFGVLFKAFFTKKFLFMSTIFYIAMGWLIVIAWAPLTAAVADGGMALLMAGGILYTLGTIFYVWRGFPFHHAVWHVFVLLGSVTHFFAVLLYLLPIR
- a CDS encoding DUF4097 family beta strand repeat-containing protein; the protein is MARKFGKMAAAGALTAILLAGCTDLPGKTSGGTDNSLETSIDTIGETVQQEAGKAADTARQAVETAASDAADRIKSGSIVKELTFIRAAGNADTLRLDHSVGEIEVKSGSGNDVKVTATIRSYGKLFRKADRQQILDNAELSIQEKGGELRLSTVSKEAPSTDLWTWAEKTFGFADFSISYVIEAPKSLSRYDITDDVGKIKLRGLTGTYKISGDVGGIEIEDAHITGKSTVSTDTGSISLDLSALDGDLTVTTDVGSISAALDQSVKCTLEANSELGRISGAPSGKSDVNGGGPLLSLSSSVGSINVTK
- the ylqF gene encoding ribosome biogenesis GTPase YlqF, with translation MTIQWFPGHMTKARRQIEDKLKLIDVAIELLDARLPLSSRNPMIDDILRGKPRLIILNKSDLADPETTRQWLAYFRQEGHVAHPVDASTGSGIKEIPEQVKLLLKEKIDKQIAKGMNPRAMRALIVGIPNVGKSTLINRMAGRNIAATGDRPGVTKGQQWIKTGGDLELLDTPGILWPKFEDQQVGYRLAITGAIKEEILNVEDIAFYAIKYLLQGYGDRFRERYGIEKLPEDTENPDEIVAVMEAVGRKRGCLVSGGRVDLEKASRTLLHELRAGKLGRFTLESPKALE
- the rimM gene encoding ribosome maturation factor RimM (Essential for efficient processing of 16S rRNA), with protein sequence MTESLLTVGKLVNTHGIRGEIKVLSRTDFPEVRFAPGSKLLIIPEDGKGRIEVIVEAAREHKGMYIVKLKGYSDINEVEKYKGSLIKVTEGARVELPENEYYFHDIIGCEVFTEEEGNAPLGVITEILTPGANDVWVVKRPKGQDILIPVIDEVVLDVDVPNKRVKIQLMEGLLS
- a CDS encoding putative DNA-binding protein; the encoded protein is MSEGNRLEKTNRINILFAFYESLLTDKQQMFLKYYFHDDFSLGEIAAEFDISRQAVYEHIKRAEQVLENYENKLGLVAKHESRTRYLEELRSLPKDVGLPEPYKRRFTDIVDSLEKLE
- a CDS encoding KH domain-containing protein, with protein sequence MEELVAVIAKALVDHPEDVTVRTVEKDHLIVYELSVHPNDVGKVIGKQGRIAKALRTVVTSAAVKSDKRVTVDILS